CTGTACTGCATTTAATTCCTGTGGTCGTGAGTGAATTTATGCAATTGGTTGTTCAATATCCCATTGTGTTTACCAAACATGCAGAAACCGGTGAATTTTTATGTTCTGCCATGATGGGGTTAGACGCTGGAGAGAATTTGTTCTGGGAACAAGGCAAGTGGCAAGGCATTTATATTCCGCTACAAGTTGTGCGCCAGCCTTTGTTTTTAGGGCAGGATGATGAATCCGAAGGACAATATGTGATTTGTCTGGACGCTGAAAGCGATTGCCTATCGGATAATGATGGTGAAGCTCTATTTGACGATAGTGGTGATCCAACAGCTTATCTTGAGGCGCAAAATGCAAACCTGGTGCAGCTTTTGGAAGGGGAGTTTGCAACTAGTCGTTTTATCGAAAAAATGTTGCAGCTTAAACTGGTGACACCATTGTCTCTGGAAATTACTTTGTCTGATGGTTCAAGCCATACAGTTACGGGCATTTACACCATTGATGAAGACGCGCTGCAAGCCTTATCGCCAGAGCTGCTTGTTGAACTGCAACAGGATGATTATTTGCGTCCAATCTACGCCATGATTGCGTCACAAGGGCAGATTTACAATCTCATCGATAGAAAGAACAAGATGCTGGAGAACGCCAGGCAGTGGTTTCAGTAACGCTTGACCAGAACACTTCGACAACCGATGTTTTATTTCGCTTTGATGTTAACCCAAAAGCGCAGTGGCAGTGCATTAGTGTAGGCAACGAAGCACTGCCTGTCTGGATTGTGGATGACTTCTGGTTGCAGCCCCAAGCTCTTGCTGAATTAGCCGCTTGCGCTGATTCGAAAGAAGAATTCGCCGAAGAACCCGGTGATTATTACCCCGGCGTTAGACGCTATTTTTATCGAAGTGGTACAGATGTTTCTGATATAGGAGCATATCTGCAAAAGTCTCTCGCCAGCGCTTTAAATAAGCAACTGCAACAAGCCGGAACACTGGAGTTCTTGGCATTGTCATTAGCCACTAAATCGCCGCAGCAGGTGAAACCTATCCAGCTTATTCCTCATTTCGATTCCGTCAGCGAACAGCAATACGCCGTTGTTGGTTATCTGTTCAAAAATGACTCAGGCGCAAATGAGCAAACCAGTGAGCATGGTGGCACTTCATTCTATCGCCACCGAGAAACCGGGTTTGAAAGCATTACCCAGCAACGAGCGCCGCAATATATGAAAACCTTGCAACGACAGGCGACGACAGTGGGAATGCCCAAAGGTGAATTCATTAACGGCGATACCGCGCTGTTTGAACGTATTTATCAGGTTCCCGCTAAATTCAATCGCATGCTGGTGTATTCTGCCAACTTACTGCACTCAGGCGACCTGCAAGCCAATAGCTTAAGCGCCAATCCTAACATTGGGCGCTTAACCTGGAATGCGTGTTTTAATTGTTAGTTTGGGCAGGAAAAAATTAAATCTGGCGATTTGTGATGATGTTGAAAGAGGGGGGGCTTTGTTAAAACAGAACCCCAGAATCGTAAATAAAGCTAACTAGACGCTTAACCGTTCAAATAATCCAAAACCACTTCATGATGATCCTTGGTTTTGAATTTATCAAAAACATGTTCAACCATGCCGTTTTCATCAATCAAAAAGCTGATGCGGTGAATACCGTCATATTCTTTACCCATGAACTTTTTGGGGCCCCAAACACCAAAGGCGTCGGCGACAGCGTGGTCTTCATCTGACAACAAGGTGAAGTTTAATTCATCGCGCTCAACAAATTTGGTCAGCCGTGGTACGGCATCAATGCTAATACCCAATACAACCAACCCTTTGGCATCAAGCTCGGCTTTTGCGTCGCGCAAGCCTTGTGCTTGTACTGTACAGCCCGGCGTCATGGCTTTCGGGTAAAAGTAAACCAATACCTTTTTACCCTTCAGTTGTGACAGGGTAACCGTCTTATCGTTTTGATCTTGTAAGCTAAAATCTGGTGCGGGTGTACCAGCTTGAATAGGCATAGTGTGTTTCCTGTTGTCTAGGTTTTTTCTTCTATG
Above is a window of Paraneptunicella aestuarii DNA encoding:
- a CDS encoding DUF6445 family protein, with protein sequence MVSVTLDQNTSTTDVLFRFDVNPKAQWQCISVGNEALPVWIVDDFWLQPQALAELAACADSKEEFAEEPGDYYPGVRRYFYRSGTDVSDIGAYLQKSLASALNKQLQQAGTLEFLALSLATKSPQQVKPIQLIPHFDSVSEQQYAVVGYLFKNDSGANEQTSEHGGTSFYRHRETGFESITQQRAPQYMKTLQRQATTVGMPKGEFINGDTALFERIYQVPAKFNRMLVYSANLLHSGDLQANSLSANPNIGRLTWNACFNC
- the bcp gene encoding thioredoxin-dependent thiol peroxidase, whose product is MPIQAGTPAPDFSLQDQNDKTVTLSQLKGKKVLVYFYPKAMTPGCTVQAQGLRDAKAELDAKGLVVLGISIDAVPRLTKFVERDELNFTLLSDEDHAVADAFGVWGPKKFMGKEYDGIHRISFLIDENGMVEHVFDKFKTKDHHEVVLDYLNG
- a CDS encoding SapC family protein, with protein sequence MTKLVALDSRAHRFVRVRTDKVEAEGAVLHLIPVVVSEFMQLVVQYPIVFTKHAETGEFLCSAMMGLDAGENLFWEQGKWQGIYIPLQVVRQPLFLGQDDESEGQYVICLDAESDCLSDNDGEALFDDSGDPTAYLEAQNANLVQLLEGEFATSRFIEKMLQLKLVTPLSLEITLSDGSSHTVTGIYTIDEDALQALSPELLVELQQDDYLRPIYAMIASQGQIYNLIDRKNKMLENARQWFQ